A section of the Persephonella sp. genome encodes:
- a CDS encoding FeoA family protein: MKLAQMKEGTRCRIKELKFPPEMKKKLLELGLFPGQIVEVVQDAPFGGPVKIKVKDYCLALRRNEAELIEVEDCNGE; the protein is encoded by the coding sequence ATGAAGCTGGCACAGATGAAAGAAGGAACAAGATGCAGAATAAAGGAACTGAAATTCCCACCTGAGATGAAGAAAAAGCTTCTTGAACTTGGACTTTTTCCAGGACAAATTGTTGAAGTAGTTCAGGACGCACCTTTTGGCGGACCTGTAAAAATAAAGGTAAAGGATTACTGCCTCGCTTTACGAAGAAATGAAGCGGAACTAATAGAAGTAGAGGATTGCAATGGAGAATAA
- a CDS encoding site-2 protease family protein, with protein sequence MDFNILELIFMVPALLFAVIIHELGHGIIAYRLGDPTPKISGRLTFNPIPHIDPLGSIILPALLLLIKAPFLFGWAKPVPINPLNFKKLGYRKGMAITAFAGPGINFVAAVFFGVLYQLLSSQSVLVSMASIFGVGFIRSIIFPILIFLKYSVSINVILAIFNLIPIPPLDGGRILMSLLPPHLERKMEPLEQWGFYIVIILLAVGALNFIIIAPYRFFTTILLGS encoded by the coding sequence TAGGGCATGGAATTATAGCCTATAGACTTGGAGACCCTACCCCAAAAATCTCAGGAAGATTAACATTCAATCCAATTCCACATATAGACCCCCTTGGTTCAATAATACTACCTGCATTACTACTTCTTATAAAAGCACCGTTTTTGTTTGGATGGGCTAAACCTGTTCCTATTAATCCTCTAAACTTCAAAAAATTAGGATATCGCAAAGGTATGGCAATAACTGCCTTTGCAGGACCCGGAATAAATTTTGTAGCTGCTGTTTTTTTCGGTGTTTTGTATCAGCTTTTATCTTCACAGTCTGTTTTGGTTTCAATGGCTTCTATTTTCGGAGTGGGATTTATAAGGTCAATTATCTTCCCTATTTTAATCTTTCTTAAATATTCTGTAAGTATTAATGTAATCCTTGCTATTTTTAATCTTATTCCTATTCCACCACTTGATGGTGGAAGAATATTGATGAGCCTTTTGCCTCCTCATCTTGAGAGGAAAATGGAACCCCTTGAACAATGGGGCTTTTACATAGTGATAATATTGCTTGCTGTTGGGGCTTTGAATTTTATTATTATTGCCCCTTATAGATTTTTTACAACAATTTTACTGGGAAGTTGA